Proteins encoded within one genomic window of Balaenoptera musculus isolate JJ_BM4_2016_0621 chromosome 12, mBalMus1.pri.v3, whole genome shotgun sequence:
- the CLDN20 gene encoding claudin-20 — protein sequence MTSAGLQLLAFALALSGVSGVLMATLLPNWKVHVDAGSSIITAIVQLQGLWMDCTWYSTGMFSCTLKYSVLALPTHVQAARAAMVLACVLSAVGICTSTIGMKCTRLGGDRETKGYARFAGGVCFLSAGVSGLIPTVWYTKEIIANFVDVTVPESNKHEPGGAVYIGFISAMLLFISGMIFCTSCIKENSEAWLHPSKQQHVSITQPEDHSAYSLKDYV from the coding sequence ATGACCTCGGCGGGTCTCCAGCTCCTTGCTTTTGCCCTGGCCTTATCTGGGGTCTCTGGAGTGCTCATGGCCACCCTGCTGCCCAACTGGAAGGTGCACGTGGACGCGGGCTCCAGCATCATCACAGCCATCGTGCAGTTGCAAGGGCTGTGGATGGACTGCACGTGGTACAGCACCGGGATGTTCAGCTGCACCTTGAAGTACTCCGTCCTGGCCCTCCCCACCCACGTGCAGGCCGCCCGGGCCGCCATGGTCCTGGCCTGTGTCCTGTCTGCTGTGGGGATCTGCACTTCCACAATCGGGATGAAATGCACTCGCTTAGGAGGGGACAGGGAAACCAAGGGTTACGCCCGCTTTGCTGGGGGAGTCTGTTTCCTGTCTGCGGGGGTCTCTGGTTTAATACCGACGGTGTGGTACACGAAGGAGATCATAGCAAACTTTGTGGATGTGACGGTTCCAGAAAGCAACAAACATGAACCCGGAGGAGCTGTCTACATTGGATTCATTTCGGCCATGCTGCTGTTTATCTCTGGCATGATTTTCTGCACATCCTGTATAAAAGAGAATTCGGAAGCTTGGCTCCACCCATCCAAGCAGCAGCACGTCTCCATCACACAGCCAGAGGACCATTCAGCATACAGCCTGAAGGATTATGTGTGA